A portion of the Nitratidesulfovibrio termitidis HI1 genome contains these proteins:
- a CDS encoding cupin domain-containing protein: MRHIRLDDMRTFKDAGFAMNLVHDSENFKIINFNFKAGQELPVHSHDIDGELAITVIEGEGEFLGADGAAIPAKQGDMLVSEIRVPHGVRARTEMRVTVVIAPPI; this comes from the coding sequence ATGCGCCACATCCGCCTCGACGACATGCGCACCTTCAAGGACGCCGGGTTCGCCATGAATCTGGTGCACGACTCGGAAAACTTCAAGATCATCAATTTCAACTTCAAGGCCGGGCAGGAACTGCCCGTGCACAGCCACGACATCGACGGCGAACTGGCCATCACCGTCATCGAGGGCGAGGGCGAATTCCTCGGCGCGGACGGCGCGGCCATCCCCGCGAAGCAGGGCGACATGCTGGTCTCGGAAATCCGCGTGCCCCACGGGGTGCGGGCCAGGACCGAGATGCGGGTTACCGTCGTTATCGCCCCTCCCATCTAG
- a CDS encoding LysO family transporter, which yields MIVEIGCIAVGVPAGYLLRTRPAVVGAVDRLTTWSIYALLFLLGLSLGSDDALVAKAGDIGLRAVVISMASLAGSVAAGWLLQHVLLRGALDGPSPGVASPAPQGADATEALTTGRPEGDRP from the coding sequence ATGATCGTCGAAATAGGCTGCATCGCCGTGGGCGTGCCCGCGGGCTACCTGCTGCGCACGCGCCCCGCCGTTGTCGGTGCGGTGGACCGGCTGACCACCTGGTCCATCTACGCGCTGCTCTTCCTGCTGGGCCTGTCGTTGGGCTCGGACGACGCGCTGGTGGCCAAGGCAGGCGACATCGGCCTGCGGGCCGTGGTCATCAGTATGGCGTCGCTGGCGGGCAGCGTGGCCGCCGGGTGGCTGCTGCAACACGTGCTGCTGCGCGGCGCGCTGGACGGCCCCAGCCCCGGCGTCGCCAGCCCGGCCCCCCAAGGCGCGGATGCCACCGAAGCCCTGACCACGGGACGCCCCGAGGGAGACCGGCCATGA
- a CDS encoding lysine exporter LysO family protein, with amino-acid sequence MKGSLIILGFFLSGVLLGRLDIIPSADQAGDLASWALYMLLFVVGMGIGFDTRSFRILRELHVKVALVPLFVGVGTLGGSLAAWALLGDMPLRDVLGVGAGFGYYSLSSIMITKMGDAALGSMALIANISRELVTLLSAPLLVRLFGGLAPVMAGGATSMDTSLPIIARYAGERYGIIAVFSGMVLTVAVPILVTAIFTWM; translated from the coding sequence ATGAAGGGCAGCCTGATCATTCTCGGCTTCTTCCTGTCCGGCGTGCTGCTGGGCAGGCTGGACATCATCCCCAGTGCCGACCAGGCGGGCGATCTGGCCTCGTGGGCGCTGTACATGCTGCTGTTCGTGGTGGGCATGGGCATCGGGTTCGATACCCGCTCGTTCCGCATCCTGCGCGAACTGCACGTGAAGGTGGCGCTGGTGCCGCTGTTCGTGGGCGTCGGCACCCTTGGCGGCTCGCTGGCGGCGTGGGCCCTGCTGGGCGACATGCCCCTGCGCGACGTGCTGGGCGTGGGCGCGGGCTTTGGCTACTACAGCCTGTCCAGCATCATGATAACGAAAATGGGCGATGCGGCCCTTGGCTCCATGGCGCTTATCGCCAACATCTCGCGCGAACTGGTCACCCTGCTCTCCGCCCCGCTGCTGGTACGCCTGTTCGGCGGACTGGCCCCGGTGATGGCGGGCGGGGCCACCAGCATGGACACCAGCCTGCCTATCATCGCCCGCTACGCCGGGGAGCGTTACGGCATCATCGCCGTGTTCAGCGGCATGGTGCTTACCGTGGCCGTGCCCATCCTGGTGACGGCCATCTTTACCTGGATGTAG
- a CDS encoding basic amino acid ABC transporter substrate-binding protein — MLKKIVLTLAALLVTANVAFAEKTIVVAQDATWPPMEFVDANKNLVGFSVDYTDAMAKEAGFKIVHKNVAWDGIFAGLESGSYDAIVSSVSITAERKNAMDFTTPYYEVRQALVVPKTTNVTKLDEMKGKTLGGQISTTGYFTIKKTAGVTAKSYDEIGLAMEDLFNGRIDGVVCDDPVAASYALQQEQYAAKMKIAFVIETQEKEFYGIAVKKGNKEVLDLLNKGIAAVKAKGIDKQIREKWIGR, encoded by the coding sequence ATGCTGAAGAAGATCGTCCTCACCCTTGCGGCCCTGCTGGTCACCGCCAACGTGGCCTTTGCCGAGAAGACCATCGTCGTCGCCCAGGACGCCACCTGGCCGCCCATGGAATTCGTTGACGCGAACAAGAACCTCGTCGGCTTCTCCGTCGATTACACCGACGCCATGGCCAAGGAAGCGGGCTTCAAGATCGTGCACAAGAACGTGGCCTGGGACGGCATCTTCGCCGGGCTCGAATCCGGCAGCTACGACGCCATCGTGTCCTCGGTGTCCATCACCGCCGAACGCAAGAACGCCATGGACTTCACCACCCCCTACTACGAAGTGCGCCAGGCGCTCGTGGTGCCCAAGACCACCAACGTCACCAAGCTGGACGAAATGAAGGGCAAGACCCTTGGCGGCCAGATCAGCACCACCGGCTACTTCACCATCAAGAAGACCGCCGGCGTCACCGCCAAGTCGTACGACGAAATCGGCCTGGCCATGGAAGACCTGTTCAACGGCCGCATCGACGGCGTGGTGTGCGACGATCCCGTTGCCGCCAGCTACGCCCTGCAGCAGGAACAGTACGCCGCCAAGATGAAGATCGCCTTCGTCATCGAAACCCAGGAAAAGGAATTCTACGGCATCGCCGTGAAGAAGGGGAACAAGGAAGTCCTGGACCTTCTGAACAAGGGCATTGCCGCCGTGAAGGCCAAGGGCATCGACAAGCAGATCCGCGAAAAGTGGATCGGCCGCTAG
- a CDS encoding amino acid ABC transporter permease: MTNEPQNVRIVITDGAIIPDPKERRIVTAWSISFVGALAALVYLCASRPEPYWRLLQFLPDGIAVTFKVTVLSILCSIPIGLITGLGRLSRNRLINLVASTYVEVVRGIPLLVQLFYIYYALGRFLKVPDLLAAIIALSVCYGAYMGEVFRAGIDSISKGQTEAARSLGFNRAETMFMVILPQAWRTILPPVGNEFIAMLKDTSLVSIIAVADILRRGREFASESFLYFETYTMVALIYLLITLFLSKGVSIMESRLNYYDRR, translated from the coding sequence ATGACCAACGAACCCCAGAACGTCCGCATCGTCATCACCGACGGCGCGATCATACCGGACCCGAAGGAACGGCGGATCGTAACCGCATGGTCCATCTCCTTCGTGGGCGCGCTGGCCGCGCTCGTCTACCTGTGTGCGAGCAGGCCCGAACCCTACTGGCGGTTGCTGCAATTCCTGCCGGACGGCATTGCCGTCACCTTCAAGGTGACCGTGCTGTCCATCCTGTGCTCCATTCCCATCGGGCTCATCACCGGGCTTGGCCGCCTGTCGCGCAACCGGCTGATCAACCTTGTGGCCTCCACCTACGTGGAAGTGGTCCGGGGCATCCCCCTGCTGGTGCAGCTTTTCTACATCTACTACGCCCTTGGCCGGTTCCTGAAGGTGCCGGACCTCTTGGCAGCCATCATCGCGCTCAGCGTGTGCTACGGCGCCTACATGGGCGAGGTGTTCCGCGCGGGCATCGACTCCATTTCCAAGGGGCAGACCGAAGCCGCCCGCTCGCTGGGCTTCAACCGGGCGGAGACCATGTTCATGGTCATCCTGCCGCAGGCGTGGCGCACCATCCTGCCGCCGGTGGGCAACGAATTCATCGCCATGCTGAAGGACACCTCGCTGGTATCCATCATCGCCGTTGCCGACATCCTGCGGCGCGGGCGCGAATTCGCCTCGGAGAGCTTCCTGTACTTCGAGACGTACACCATGGTTGCCCTCATCTACCTGTTGATCACGCTGTTCCTGTCCAAGGGCGTCAGCATCATGGAATCGAGGTTGAACTACTATGACCGCCGATAG
- a CDS encoding amino acid ABC transporter ATP-binding protein: MTADSVEPIIRISHAWKFFGELTALNDVSLDVMPGEKVVICGPSGSGKSTLLRSINRLETVDKGSIVVDGQDVNSPENDINKIRQELGMVFQSFNLFPHKTVLQNLTMAPMRLRKTPRAEAESRALELLKKVGISDKANVFPAMLSGGQQQRVAIARALAMNPKIMLFDEPTSALDPEMIGEVLDVMVTLAREGMTMVCVTHEMGFAREVADRIIFMDHGQVLEENAPQEFFSAPKHPRLQKFLNQIL; this comes from the coding sequence ATGACCGCCGATAGCGTCGAACCCATCATCCGCATCAGCCACGCGTGGAAGTTCTTCGGCGAGCTGACGGCCCTCAACGACGTCAGCCTGGACGTGATGCCCGGCGAAAAGGTGGTCATCTGCGGGCCGTCCGGCTCGGGCAAATCCACCCTGCTGCGTTCCATCAACCGACTGGAAACGGTGGACAAGGGCTCCATCGTCGTGGACGGGCAGGACGTGAACTCGCCCGAAAACGACATCAACAAGATCCGTCAGGAACTGGGCATGGTCTTCCAGAGCTTCAATCTCTTTCCGCACAAGACCGTGCTGCAGAACCTGACCATGGCCCCCATGCGGCTGCGCAAGACCCCGCGCGCCGAGGCAGAAAGCCGGGCGCTGGAACTGCTGAAGAAGGTGGGCATCAGCGACAAGGCCAACGTGTTCCCGGCCATGCTTTCTGGCGGGCAGCAGCAGCGCGTGGCCATTGCCCGCGCCCTGGCCATGAACCCCAAGATCATGCTGTTCGACGAACCCACCAGCGCACTCGACCCGGAAATGATCGGCGAAGTGCTGGACGTCATGGTCACCCTGGCCCGCGAAGGCATGACCATGGTCTGCGTGACCCACGAAATGGGCTTTGCCCGTGAAGTGGCCGACCGCATCATCTTCATGGACCACGGCCAGGTGCTGGAAGAAAACGCGCCGCAGGAGTTCTTCAGCGCGCCCAAGCACCCGCGCCTGCAGAAGTTCCTGAACCAGATCCTGTAG
- a CDS encoding bifunctional uridylyltransferase/uridylyl-removing protein GlnD, with protein MMQAHGPSSSAPAGSSGTPRDAATVLREGRAALLERLDASLSPPDAAPQENACASGSGVVRPDARCRDTAPAPTGASRFERAYSRLLDDYFRLRFAELRGGHDKVALVAVGGYGREELCLGSDIDILILCGRSIPPQAIDLAQPLFLPLWDAGYTLGHGFRTIGDCVKLAAKDHKVLASLLDARLLTGNEALFREMVDRLNDKVLPRRGAAFLSWNDEEHERRRAAHGDGAVLLEPNLKEGLGGLRDYHRILWLGRIRNEAGTVEEILAQAGFSASDAALLRESVGFLHDVRNLLHHLSRRKNDQLFLDLQPEIAARLGFHECGNLLAVECFLGRLHRCMSHIKALSAAFRGTPGGPVHPDQPCPEVEGPVVMAGGTLHICLPDPVAVTPALALSAFVRAAEWPGPEAPAPDWNTRKAMEQALQQALSGEEGALSGAEVGAALMRILGSGKAFPVLGHMDETGLLPAILPAYAEARDRVQFDGFHTYPVGMHTLFVIRQLESLASEDVEPFSGFWRGGCLSVPGARSDTGEDSVTMPAYPSGQDADAARDRLCLLLAALLHDLGKGGADASHHSEVGAEMAMRLLAEWGAPPEIIDDVVFLVLHHLLLIRTAQRRDLNDESVVAQCAGTVGSLRRLNMLYLLTHADSMATGHKAWNRWTASLLYELHGKVANMLRDGQLAGTQTAQAIVRTRDLVRAQVRERQSALHYTPETAGLYLDAMPSRYLLAMPPEDIVRHMSLVYQLNRDVAESRRRLPEDRAERGVVVLEGRPLHGGRDSELWEVLVAARDQSGLFATIAGVLSLHGLNVFGADAYVWSDGTVLDIFHVTAPPDPLYARDFWGKVRGAIHFALTGKLSLDYRLEQARTSNALKHKVPTVLLDAVRRPPEVRIDNELSDFHTVVEVFAPDRPALLYDVARVLQALQLDILFAKIATLGNRTSDSFSVRTVYGQKITDEQQMDEVRAALLHVVSQ; from the coding sequence ATGATGCAGGCACACGGGCCATCTTCCTCCGCTCCCGCCGGTAGCTCCGGCACGCCGCGCGACGCCGCCACGGTCCTGCGCGAAGGGCGCGCCGCCCTGCTCGAACGCCTGGATGCCTCCCTCTCCCCCCCGGACGCGGCACCGCAGGAAAATGCCTGTGCCTCCGGTTCCGGCGTCGTCCGTCCCGATGCCCGTTGCCGTGACACCGCGCCCGCTCCCACGGGCGCATCGCGTTTCGAGCGGGCCTACAGCCGCCTGCTGGACGACTATTTTCGCCTGCGCTTCGCAGAGCTGCGCGGCGGGCACGACAAGGTGGCCCTGGTGGCCGTGGGGGGCTATGGCCGCGAGGAACTGTGCCTGGGATCGGACATCGACATCCTGATCCTGTGTGGGCGCTCCATCCCGCCGCAGGCCATCGACCTGGCCCAACCGCTGTTTCTGCCCCTGTGGGACGCGGGCTACACCCTGGGGCACGGGTTCCGCACCATCGGCGACTGCGTCAAGCTGGCCGCCAAGGATCACAAGGTGCTGGCCAGCCTGCTGGACGCGCGGCTGCTCACCGGCAACGAGGCCCTGTTCCGCGAGATGGTGGACCGCCTGAACGACAAGGTGCTGCCGCGTCGGGGGGCCGCGTTCCTGTCCTGGAACGACGAGGAACACGAGCGCAGGCGTGCCGCGCATGGCGATGGGGCCGTGCTGCTGGAACCCAACCTGAAGGAAGGGCTGGGCGGCCTGCGCGACTACCACCGCATCCTGTGGCTGGGCCGCATCCGCAACGAGGCTGGCACCGTGGAGGAAATCCTGGCCCAGGCCGGGTTCTCCGCGTCCGATGCCGCCCTGCTGCGCGAAAGCGTGGGATTTCTGCACGACGTGCGCAACCTGCTGCACCATCTTTCGCGCCGCAAGAACGACCAGTTGTTCCTGGACCTGCAACCGGAAATCGCCGCGCGCCTCGGCTTTCACGAATGCGGCAACCTGCTGGCCGTGGAATGCTTTCTGGGCCGCCTGCACCGGTGCATGTCGCATATCAAGGCCCTGTCCGCCGCCTTCCGGGGCACCCCCGGCGGTCCGGTGCACCCCGACCAGCCCTGCCCGGAAGTGGAAGGCCCCGTGGTCATGGCGGGCGGCACGCTGCACATCTGCCTGCCCGATCCGGTCGCCGTAACCCCGGCGCTGGCCCTTTCCGCCTTCGTGCGCGCCGCCGAATGGCCCGGTCCCGAAGCCCCCGCCCCCGACTGGAACACCCGCAAGGCCATGGAGCAGGCCTTGCAACAGGCCCTGTCGGGTGAGGAGGGCGCCCTTTCCGGTGCCGAGGTAGGCGCGGCGCTGATGCGCATCCTGGGGTCCGGCAAGGCGTTTCCGGTGCTCGGACACATGGACGAGACGGGCCTTTTGCCCGCCATTCTGCCTGCCTATGCAGAAGCGCGCGACAGGGTGCAGTTTGACGGGTTCCACACCTATCCCGTGGGCATGCACACCCTGTTCGTGATCCGCCAACTGGAATCGCTGGCCAGCGAGGACGTTGAGCCGTTTTCCGGCTTCTGGCGCGGCGGCTGCCTGAGCGTGCCGGGTGCCCGGTCCGACACGGGCGAAGATTCCGTCACCATGCCCGCGTACCCGTCCGGCCAGGATGCGGATGCCGCGCGCGACCGGCTGTGTCTGCTGCTGGCCGCGCTGCTGCACGACCTTGGCAAGGGCGGGGCCGACGCCTCGCACCATTCCGAGGTGGGGGCCGAAATGGCCATGCGCCTGCTGGCCGAGTGGGGCGCGCCGCCCGAGATCATCGACGACGTGGTCTTTCTGGTGTTGCACCACCTGTTGCTCATCCGCACCGCCCAGCGCCGCGACCTCAACGACGAATCGGTGGTGGCCCAGTGCGCGGGCACCGTGGGCAGCCTGCGCCGCCTGAACATGCTCTATCTGCTCACCCATGCCGATTCCATGGCCACCGGCCACAAGGCGTGGAACCGCTGGACCGCCAGCCTGCTGTACGAACTGCACGGCAAGGTGGCCAACATGCTGCGCGACGGGCAGCTTGCGGGCACCCAGACCGCGCAGGCCATCGTGCGCACGCGTGACCTGGTGCGGGCACAGGTGCGCGAGCGGCAGTCCGCGTTGCACTACACGCCGGAAACAGCGGGGCTGTATCTGGACGCCATGCCCTCGCGCTATCTGCTGGCCATGCCGCCGGAAGACATCGTGCGGCACATGTCGCTGGTCTACCAGTTGAACCGCGACGTGGCCGAATCGCGCCGCCGCCTGCCCGAGGACCGGGCCGAGCGGGGCGTGGTGGTGCTGGAGGGCAGGCCGCTGCACGGCGGGCGCGACAGCGAGCTGTGGGAGGTGCTGGTGGCCGCGCGCGACCAGTCCGGGCTGTTCGCCACCATTGCGGGCGTGCTTTCGCTGCACGGGCTGAACGTGTTCGGGGCCGATGCCTATGTGTGGAGCGACGGCACCGTGCTGGACATCTTTCACGTCACCGCGCCGCCGGACCCGCTGTATGCCAGGGATTTCTGGGGCAAGGTGCGCGGGGCCATCCACTTCGCGCTGACGGGCAAGCTGTCGCTGGACTACCGGCTGGAGCAGGCCAGGACCTCCAATGCGCTGAAGCACAAGGTGCCCACGGTGCTGCTGGATGCGGTGCGCCGTCCGCCGGAGGTGCGCATCGACAACGAGTTGTCGGATTTCCACACCGTGGTCGAGGTGTTTGCCCCGGACCGGCCCGCGTTGCTGTATGATGTCGCGCGGGTGTTGCAGGCGTTGCAACTGGATATCCTGTTTGCCAAGATTGCGACCCTCGGCAACCGCACGTCGGACAGTTTTTCGGTGCGTACGGTGTATGGTCAGAAGATTACCGACGAGCAGCAGATGGACGAGGTGCGCGCGGCCCTGCTGCACGTGGTGTCGCAGTAA
- a CDS encoding P-II family nitrogen regulator: MKKLEIIIRPFKLDEVKETLASLDVKGMTVTEVKGFGRQRGHKEVYRGAEYQVDFMPKVKIEVVVDDAQVKPLVDAVVKAARTGKVGDGKIFISPVEDVLRIRTGETGVEAI, encoded by the coding sequence ATGAAGAAACTTGAGATCATCATCCGCCCGTTCAAGCTGGACGAGGTCAAGGAAACGCTGGCCAGCCTGGACGTGAAGGGCATGACCGTCACGGAAGTAAAGGGCTTCGGCCGTCAGCGCGGCCACAAGGAAGTGTACCGCGGCGCCGAATACCAGGTGGACTTCATGCCCAAGGTCAAGATCGAAGTCGTCGTTGACGATGCGCAGGTGAAGCCGCTGGTCGATGCGGTGGTCAAGGCCGCCCGCACCGGCAAGGTGGGCGACGGCAAGATCTTCATCTCGCCCGTAGAGGACGTGCTGCGCATCCGTACCGGTGAAACCGGCGTGGAAGCCATCTAG
- a CDS encoding ammonium transporter codes for MNAADTAFILVCSALVMFMTPGLALFYGGLVRARNVLSTTMHSFILLGVASIVWAVIGYTLAFGPDIGGVIGGLDFAFLNGVGMEPSESVGNIPHLLFMAFQCMFAVITPALISGAYAERIRFRAMLLFSVLWLIVVYAPMAHWVWGGGWMFGIGALDFAGGAVVHMSSAAAALAAAHVLGRRHGYGREPFVPHNLPMTVLGAGILWFGWFGFNAGSALAANGLAANAFVTTHLCTAAAAVSWVAAEWLHSGKPTTLGAASGAVAGLVVITPAAGFVAPMPAIIMGLIGGALCYGGVLMKHAFKYDDALDVVGVHGVGGTFGALATGIFASSAVNTASGLLYGNPSQLWIQFISVVATWLFCYVASRILFHVVDALVGLRADTESEVAGLDVSEHNEAGYQL; via the coding sequence ATGAACGCGGCGGATACCGCCTTCATCCTGGTCTGCAGCGCTTTGGTCATGTTCATGACCCCGGGGCTTGCCCTGTTTTACGGGGGGCTCGTGCGCGCGCGCAACGTGCTTTCCACCACCATGCACAGTTTCATTCTTTTGGGTGTGGCCAGCATCGTCTGGGCGGTCATCGGCTACACGCTGGCGTTCGGTCCCGACATCGGCGGGGTCATCGGCGGGCTTGATTTCGCCTTCCTGAATGGCGTGGGCATGGAACCCAGCGAGTCGGTCGGCAATATTCCTCATCTGCTGTTCATGGCCTTCCAGTGCATGTTCGCGGTGATCACCCCGGCCCTTATTTCCGGCGCGTACGCCGAGCGCATCCGCTTTCGCGCCATGCTGCTGTTTTCCGTGCTGTGGCTGATCGTGGTCTACGCCCCCATGGCCCACTGGGTGTGGGGCGGCGGCTGGATGTTCGGCATCGGCGCGCTTGACTTCGCCGGTGGCGCCGTGGTGCACATGAGCTCCGCCGCTGCCGCCCTGGCCGCCGCCCACGTGCTGGGCCGCCGCCACGGGTACGGCCGCGAGCCCTTCGTGCCGCACAACCTGCCCATGACCGTGCTTGGCGCGGGCATCCTGTGGTTCGGCTGGTTCGGCTTCAACGCGGGCAGCGCCCTGGCCGCCAACGGCCTTGCCGCCAACGCCTTCGTCACCACGCACCTGTGCACCGCCGCCGCCGCCGTAAGCTGGGTGGCCGCCGAATGGCTGCACAGCGGCAAGCCCACCACCCTGGGCGCCGCTTCCGGCGCCGTGGCAGGCCTTGTGGTCATCACTCCGGCCGCCGGGTTCGTGGCCCCCATGCCCGCCATCATCATGGGCCTCATCGGCGGCGCCCTGTGCTACGGCGGCGTGCTGATGAAGCATGCCTTCAAGTACGACGACGCCCTGGACGTGGTGGGCGTGCACGGGGTGGGCGGCACCTTCGGCGCCCTGGCCACCGGCATCTTTGCCTCCAGTGCCGTGAACACCGCCTCCGGCCTGCTCTACGGCAACCCCTCGCAGCTCTGGATCCAGTTCATCTCCGTGGTCGCCACCTGGCTGTTCTGCTACGTGGCCAGCCGCATCCTGTTCCATGTGGTTGACGCCCTGGTCGGCCTGCGTGCGGATACGGAATCGGAGGTCGCGGGCCTCGACGTCAGCGAGCACAACGAAGCGGGCTACCAGCTCTAG
- the tpx gene encoding thiol peroxidase: MDRTGIITFRGTPLTLTGTPVAKGDKAPGFSALANDLSPRSLADYAGKVLLISAVPSLDTGVCDMETRRFNQEATRLGADVRILTISCDLPFAQARWCGAAGVDALETLSDHRDLSFGNAYGVVIKELRLLTRAIFVVDRSGTVTYTETVPEVSHEPNYEAALAAVKAAL, translated from the coding sequence ATGGACCGTACCGGCATAATCACCTTCAGGGGCACCCCCCTCACCCTCACCGGCACCCCGGTGGCCAAGGGCGACAAGGCCCCCGGCTTCTCCGCACTGGCCAACGACCTCTCCCCGCGCTCCCTGGCCGATTACGCGGGCAAGGTGCTGCTCATCTCCGCCGTGCCCTCGCTGGACACCGGCGTATGCGACATGGAAACCCGACGCTTCAATCAGGAAGCCACCCGCCTGGGCGCGGACGTGCGCATCCTGACCATCAGCTGCGACCTGCCGTTCGCCCAGGCCCGCTGGTGCGGCGCCGCCGGGGTGGACGCGCTGGAAACCCTGTCCGACCACCGCGACCTGTCCTTCGGCAACGCCTATGGCGTGGTGATCAAGGAACTGCGCCTGCTGACCCGCGCCATCTTCGTGGTGGACCGATCCGGAACGGTCACCTACACCGAAACCGTGCCCGAAGTGAGCCACGAACCCAACTACGAGGCCGCCCTGGCCGCAGTGAAGGCCGCCCTGTAG